One genomic window of Gossypium hirsutum isolate 1008001.06 chromosome D11, Gossypium_hirsutum_v2.1, whole genome shotgun sequence includes the following:
- the LOC107911246 gene encoding thaumatin-like protein 1, with product MATHQLSIVLAMFFLQLFLSSQSHSSVFTMVNKCRYTVWPGVLSGAGTTQISPTGFILRRGESTSVSVPTSWSGRLWCQTLCTEDSSGKFSCLTGDCGSSTLECSSSGAIPPATLAEFTLNGAGEVDFYDVSLVDGYNLPMMVSPNGGTGGNRTLAFIGGAITILAAMRQLWHLF from the exons ATGGCTACTCATCAGCTTTCCATTGTGTTGGCTATGTTCTTCCTTCAACTGTTCTTAA GTTCTCAATCTCATTCATCAGTGTTCACAATGGTAAACAAATGCAGATACACAGTTTGGCCAGGGGTTCTGTCAGGTGCTGGAACAACACAGATTTCTCCAACAGGTTTCATTCTTAGACGAGGCGAATCAACATCCGTCTCGGTTCCAACATCTTGGTCAGGTCGCTTATGGTGTCAAACTCTTTGCACCGAGGACTCTTCTGGCAAATTTTCTTGCCTCACTGGAGACTGCGGCTCATCTACACTAGAATGTTCAAGTAGCGGTGCTATCCCTCCTGCCACTCTTGCAGAGTTTACATTAAATGGTGCTGGGGAAGTGGATTTCTATGATGTTAGCCTTGTTGATGGATACAATCTCCCAATgatggtatccccaaatggtggAACTGGAGGTAACCGTACCTTAGCTTTTATCGGTGGAGCCATCACCATTTTGGCGGCAATGCGGCAGCTGTGGCATCTCTTTTGA
- the LOC107912027 gene encoding thaumatin-like protein 1, whose product MARFSSSHHSFITFLSFILVLFLEGVTAATFTFINRCDHTVWPGILANPGSPNLESTGFELKKGSSRSFQGPTGWSGRFWGRTGCKFDDSGHGSCATGDCGSGQVECNGAGVTPPATLAEFTLGSGAQDFYDVSLVNGYNLPLTVEGNGGSGECATTGCVTNLNKKCPSELRIDGGGCKSACDAFGKPEYCCNGAYNSPAACKPSMYSEMFKSACPRSYSYAFDDASSTFTCTGADYTITFCPSGPSLKSLKEAGTTVESGLDHDPMKAAAMASQWLANLATGDSPRIQLFSPTHFGFAVTIFLVLSLFL is encoded by the exons ATGGCTCGGTTCTCCAGTTCTCACCATTCTTttatcacgttcttgagcttcaTTCTGGTCCTGTTTCTTGAAG GTGTTACGGCTgccactttcacattcatcaataGATGCGATCACACAGTATGGCCTGGAATTCTAGCAAATCCAGGAAGTCCAAATCTGGAAAGCACAGGCTTTGAACTCAAAAAAGGCAGTTCTCGTTCCTTCCAAGGTCCTACAGGCTGGTCAGGACGCTTCTGGGGCAGAACAGGCTGCAAGTTCGACGACTCTGGTCACGGATCATGCGCTACAGGTGACTGCGGCTCTGGCCAAGTTGAATGCAATGGAGCAGGGGTCACCCCACCAGCCACCTTGGCCGAGTTTACGCTCGGTTCAGGGGCGCAGGACTTCTATGACGTGAGCCTGGTTAATGGTTACAATTTGCCTTTGACTGTGGAAGGAAATGGAGGTTCAGGAGAGTGTGCCACTACCGGCTGCGTGACGAATTTGAACAAAAAGTGCCCGTCTGAGCTGAGAATCGACGGTGGCGGCTGTAAGAGCGCCTGCGATGCGTTTGGGAAACCAGAGTACTGTTGTAATGGTGCCTACAATAGTCCAGCTGCTTGTAAACCATCCATGTACTCAGAAATGTTCAAGTCAGCTTGTCCCAGATCCTATAGCTATGCTTTTGATGATGCCAGTAGCACTTTCACTTGCACTGGGGCTGATTATACCATCACTTTCTGTCCTAGTGGTCCAAG TTTGAAATCTTTAAAGGAAGCTGGAACAACAGTGGAATCAGGGTTGGATCATGATCCAATGAAGGCAGCTGCAATGGCCAGTCAATGGCTAGCAAATTTGGCAACCGGTGACTCACCCAGAATCCAACTATTTTCCCCAACCCATTTTGGTTTTGCTGTGACTATTTTTCTTGTCCTTTCTCTCTTCTTGTAG
- the LOC107912025 gene encoding thiosulfate sulfurtransferase 18 isoform X2 — translation MGSLDLSSGSEVVTIHVNEAKNLLQSGYRYIDVRTVEEFEKGHVEAANILNIPYLFITPEGRVKNPEFLKEVSSLCKEEDRLIVGCQSGARSLAATADLLKIGFKNVHDMGGGYLAWVENGHPIKMEEPKKIQEPAIVEDKPNEEL, via the exons ATGGGATCTCTGGACCTAAG CTCAGGATCAGAAGTTGTTACCATTCATGTTAATGAAGCAAAAAACTTACTGCAGTCAGGCTACCGTTACATCGATGTCAG GACAGTGGAAGAATTCGAGAAGGGACATGTGGAAGCAGCGAATATTCTTAACATCCCATACTTGTTCATCACACCAGAAG GTAGGGTGAAGAATCCTGAGTTCTTGAAGGAGGTTTCATCTCTCTGCAAGGAGGAAGATCGTCTCATAGTG GGCTGCCAAAGTGGGGCGAGATCCCTTGCTGCAACCGCTGATCTTCTTAAAATT GGTTTTAAGAATGTGCACGACATGGGAGGAGGTTATCTTGCTTGGGTGGAGAACGGGCATCCTATAAAAATGGAGGAACCTAAGAAGATACAGGAGCCTGCAATAGTAGAAGACAAGCCAAATGAAGAGCTGTGA
- the LOC107912025 gene encoding thiosulfate sulfurtransferase 18 isoform X1 yields the protein MGVSFVVFPCCFFLFSLIYFSSGSEVVTIHVNEAKNLLQSGYRYIDVRTVEEFEKGHVEAANILNIPYLFITPEGRVKNPEFLKEVSSLCKEEDRLIVGCQSGARSLAATADLLKIGFKNVHDMGGGYLAWVENGHPIKMEEPKKIQEPAIVEDKPNEEL from the exons ATGGGTGTTTCTTTTGTGGTCTTCCCttgttgtttctttcttttttctcttataTATTTCAGCTCAGGATCAGAAGTTGTTACCATTCATGTTAATGAAGCAAAAAACTTACTGCAGTCAGGCTACCGTTACATCGATGTCAG GACAGTGGAAGAATTCGAGAAGGGACATGTGGAAGCAGCGAATATTCTTAACATCCCATACTTGTTCATCACACCAGAAG GTAGGGTGAAGAATCCTGAGTTCTTGAAGGAGGTTTCATCTCTCTGCAAGGAGGAAGATCGTCTCATAGTG GGCTGCCAAAGTGGGGCGAGATCCCTTGCTGCAACCGCTGATCTTCTTAAAATT GGTTTTAAGAATGTGCACGACATGGGAGGAGGTTATCTTGCTTGGGTGGAGAACGGGCATCCTATAAAAATGGAGGAACCTAAGAAGATACAGGAGCCTGCAATAGTAGAAGACAAGCCAAATGAAGAGCTGTGA